The Drosophila bipectinata strain 14024-0381.07 chromosome 2L, DbipHiC1v2, whole genome shotgun sequence genome has a segment encoding these proteins:
- the Hsp60C gene encoding 60 kDa heat shock protein homolog 2, mitochondrial has product MIRMFSSYSTTLQRGIRINRHLWGTRFYAKDVKFGPEVRGMMLQGVDVLADAVAVTMGPKGRNVIIEQSWGSPKITKDGVTVAKSIALKDKFQNIGAKLVQDVANNTNEEAGDGTTTATVLARAIAKEGFEKISRGANPVEIRRGVMLAIESVKDNLRKMSRPVSTPDEICQVATISANGDKSVGNLICEAIKKVGRDGVITVKDGKTLCDELEVIEGLKFDRGYISPYFINASKGAKAEFQDALLLFCEKKIKSAPSIVPALELANAQRKPLIIIAEDVEGEALSTMVVNRLKVGLQVCAVKAPGFGDNRKETLEDMAIATGGIVFGDEANLVRLEDVKLSDFGRVGEVVVTKDDTMLLKGKGQKEQISKRVENLREAIKESTSNYEKEKMQERLARLSSGVALLRVGGSSDIEVSEKKDRVNDALNATRAAVEEGIVPGGGTALLRCIQKLNDINGANEDQKLGIEIIRRALRMPCLTIAKNAGVDGAMVVAKVEILDGDYGYDALKGEYGNMIERGIIDPTKVVRTAITDAAGVASLLTTAEAVVTELPLEDAAAAGAAAGLGALGGMGGMGM; this is encoded by the coding sequence ATGATTCGCATGTTTTCCAGTTACTCCACCACCCTTCAGCGTGGCATCCGAATCAATCGGCATCTGTGGGGCACCCGCTTCTATGCCAAGGATGTCAAGTTCGGCCCTGAGGTAAGGGGCATGATGCTGCAGGGTGTGGATGTGTTGGCTGACGCCGTGGCGGTGACCATGGGTCCCAAGGGACGCAATGTGATCATCGAACAGAGCTGGGGATCTCCCAAGATTACCAAGGATGGTGTGACAGTAGCCAAATCGATTGCCCTCAAAGACAAGTTCCAGAATATTGGAGCCAAGTTGGTCCAGGACGTGGCCAACAACACGAACGAGGAGGCGGGCGATGGCACCACCACAGCCACTGTCCTGGCCCGTGCCATTGCCAAGGAAGGTTTCGAGAAGATATCTCGCGGCGCCAATCCCGTGGAGATCCGGCGAGGTGTTATGCTGGCTATCGAGTCGGTCAAGGACAACCTGCGTAAAATGTCGCGCCCGGTGAGCACCCCGGACGAGATCTGTCAGGTGGCCACTATTTCGGCAAACGGCGACAAGTCTGTGGGCAACCTCATATGCGAGGCCATAAAGAAGGTGGGCCGCGACGGCGTTATCACGGTCAAGGATGGCAAAACCCTCTGCGATGAGTTGGAGGTAATCGAGGGCCTGAAGTTCGACCGCGGCTACATCTCGCCTTACTTCATCAACGCCTCCAAGGGGGCTAAGGCCGAGTTCCAGGATGCCCTGCTGCTCTTCTGCGAAAAGAAGATCAAGTCGGCTCCAAGCATCGTACCAGCCTTGGAGCTGGCGAATGCCCAGCGCAAGCCACTGATCATCATCGCCGAGGATGTCGAGGGCGAAGCGCTGAGCACCATGGTAGTTAACCGATTGAAGGTGGGCCTCCAGGTGTGCGCCGTGAAAGCACCTGGCTTCGGGGACAACCGCAaggagaccttggaggacatGGCCATCGCCACCGGGGGCATCGTCTTCGGGGACGAGGCCAACCTGGTGCGACTCGAGGACGTAAAGTTGAGTGACTTCGGGCGAGTCGGCGAGGTAGTGGTCACCAAGGACGACACTATGCTGTTGAAGGGCAAGGGGCAGAAGGAGCAGATTAGCAAGAGAGTGGAGAACCTACGTGAGGCCATCAAGGAGTCAACCTCCAACTACGAAAAGGAGAAGATGCAAGAGCGGCTGGCACGGCTCTCGTCGGGGGTGGCGCTGCTCCGTGTGGGAGGCTCCAGCGACATCGAGGTCAGCGAGAAGAAGGATCGTGTCAACGACGCCCTCAACGCCACTCGTGCTGCCGTGGAGGAGGGTATCGTGCCCGGTGGAGGCACCGCCTTGCTCCGCTGCATCCAGAAGCTAAACGACATCAACGGCGCCAACGAGGACCAGAAGTTGGGCATCGAGATCATCCGGCGCGCCCTCCGCATGCCCTGCCTCACGATCGCCAAGAACGCCGGCGTGGACGGGGCCATGGTGGTAGCCAAGGTCGAGATCCTGGATGGGGACTATGGCTACGATGCTCTGAAAGGCGAGTACGGCAACATGATAGAACGTGGCATTATCGACCCCACCAAGGTGGTGCGCACCGCCATTACGGATGCCGCCGGGGTAGCCTCGCTTCTGACCACCGCCGAGGCAGTTGTCACCGAACTGCCACTTGAGgacgccgccgccgctggAGCTGCAGCCGGCCTGGGCGCTCTCGGAGGTATGGGAGGAATGGGCATGTAG
- the LOC108126759 gene encoding FUN14 domain-containing protein 1 yields the protein MSDLLLAKEKMNNLSPKSPFPQIGLGAAGGFLTGYFLLKASKLVAVAAGGTILIIELALHAGVLNLDIVKVISQPSQDQSRAQRRLSNALSAEEAHLRNLHLREKACNLCATSGRLCVAFLGGFLLGFGWA from the exons ATGAGTGATTTATTGCTGGCGAAGGAAA AAATGAATAATTTATCCCCGAAATCGCCGTTTCCTCAAATCGGTCTGGGCGCTGCTGGCGGATTTCTCACCGGCTACTTTCTACTGAAGGCCAGTAAGTTGGTGGCCGTGGCTGCTGGTGGTACAATTTTGATCATCGAATTGGCCCTCCATGCCGGCGTTCTTAATCTAGACATTGTCAAAGTAATTTCACAGCCTAGTCAGGACCAAAGTCGGGCACAGCGTAGACTCTCCAACGCACTGTCCGCGGAGGAGGCCCATCTCAGGAACTTACATCTCCGGGAAAAGGCATGTAATCTCTGCGCAACTAGCGGGCGATTATGTGTGGCTTTTCTGGGGGGCTTCTTGCTGGGTTTTGGCTGGGCTTaa
- the LOC108126756 gene encoding C-type lectin 37Da-like codes for MLKATVLFTFLLASAKIGWTYEEFTYRIDEGNLIGAKLNTEPFIPIYNGYYYFGRESLNWYEAYEKCRQFNSELVTFETDEEFDAVSNYLMSGEGRGNFWTSGNDLAQRASHRWFTSGEKINSQRWAPNQPDNHSQIENCVHMGFISPYSERYELNDRPCSHDSNSLFKYICEAPKIQTISIVVWK; via the exons ATGCTGAAAGCTACGGTTCTATTTACTTTCTTACTAGCAAGTGCAAAAATAGGATGGACCTATGAGGAGTTTACCTATCGAATCGACGAag GAAATTTAATTGGCGCGAAGCTTAACACGGAACCGTTTATACCAATTTATAATGGATATTACTACTTTGGAAGAGAGTCCCTGAACTGGTACGAAGCCTACGAGAAATGCCGACAATTCAACTCCGAGCTGGTTACGTTCGAAACTGACGAAGAGTTCGATGCTGTGTCTAATTATCTGATGTCAGGTGAGGGCCGCGGAAACTTCTGGACCTCGGGTAATGACTTGGCCCAAAGAGCTAGCCACAGGTGGTTCACAAGTGGAGAGAAAATAAACAGCCAGAGATGGGCGCCTAATCAGCCAGACAATCATAGCCAAATAGAGAATTGCGTCCACATGGGTTTTATATCTCCTTATTCCGAGAGATACGAACTTAATGATCGTCCTTGCTCGCACGACAGTAATAGCCTATTCAAGTACATTTGCGAGGCCCCCAAGATACAGACCATTTCAATAGTGGTTTGGAAATAA
- the LOC108126611 gene encoding beta-1,4-glucuronyltransferase 1-like, producing the protein MFLRSRHTLGKCFICLFLVILAVNFWLSPRKPSYRLKDFEKLRFPLQQNGEYWIYQDFIRAESHNVGYNQSITLTSHGTYRDLRNLEWLNVRWEAPISLAVFVFQNDFKKVMARLNYLRYCTVTRSSFRRWVSVHLVIPQNHVPVNLRNIDASGSFGSLCRVPFETPRRQDSFLLKTHTRYPSSLLKNVARWNAKTYYTFNLELDILPTKHLAKNFMQFIKHQSLRQPLKSVFCLPIFEQPMDITIFPRSKSDLRASFEGSLWEKTSQEKDIHLWLNSQGKDDEVGIYQLTHESRFCEAHIGINSHLPFYDQQSDDYPFLNNNLQLQLLVGLKFDFVILDGVFLIRRRTVQTQLLYRNTFAPKKLNQVGNLMKLNSLVLWPETE; encoded by the exons atgtttttaaggAGCAGACATACTTTGGGAAAGTGCTTTATTTGCCTATTTCTGGTCATATTAGCAGTTAATTTTTGGCTCAGCCCTCGCAAGCCCTCGTACCGCCTCAAGGATTTTGAAAAGCTAAGATTTCCTCTTCAGCAGAATGGAGAATACTGGATCTACCAAGACTTTATCAGGGCAGAGAGCCACAACGTAGGATATAATCAAAGTATAACGTTGACCTCTCATGGAACCTACAGGGATCTCAGGAATCTGGAATGGCTAAATGTTCGTTGGGAGGCTCCAATCAGTCTTGCCGTTTTTGTGTTTCAAAACGACTTTAAAAAGGTTATGGCCAGGCTAAATTACCTCAGGTATTGTACGGTTACTAGATCCAGTTTCAGGAGATGGGTTTCTGTCCACTTGGTCATACCCCAAAACCATGTACCCGTGAATCTTCGCAACATCGATGCTAGTGGATCTTTTGGATCTCTGTGCAGGGTACCTTTTGAAACTCCTAGAAGACAGGattcttttttgttgaaaactCATACAAGATATCCCTCTAGTCTTCTCAAGAATGTGGCCCGTTGGAATGCTAAAACCTATTATACTTTTAATTTAGAACTTGATATTCTACCCACAAAGCACTTGGCCAAAAACTTTATGCAATTTATAAAACATCAAAGCTTGAGGCAACCTCTTAAAAG CGTTTTCTGTTTGCCAATTTTCGAGCAACCTATGGATATTACGATTTTTCCAAGGTCCAAGTCTGATCTTAGAGCTTCTTTTGAAGGATCTTTATGGGAGAAAACAAGTCAAGAAAAGGATATACATCTCTGGTTAAATAGCCAAGGAAAAGATGATGAAGTTGGCATATACCAATTGACACACGAGTCGAGGTTTTGCGAGGCCCATATAGGCATAAATTCCCATTTGCCATTTTATGATCAGCAAAGTGACGATTATccttttttaaacaataatcTACAG CTGCAACTACTTGTTGGTCTGAAATTCGACTTTGTAATTCTGGATGGAGTATTTCTAATTCGCCGACGCACAGTGCAGacacaacttctctaccggaaCACATTTGCGCCAAAGAAATTAAATCAAGTTGGCAACTTAATGAAGTTGAACTCGTTAGTCCTGTGGCCAGAGACGGAGTGA